The window CACTGGGAAACTGGAAAAAAGGAACGCTTATTTTGTGGGCCTGTCAGACCCAGAGGGGACAAGACACTGGCAATGGGTTGATCAGACACCATACAATCGAAGTGCCACGTGAGTATAGAATTAGGTAAAGGAATCCTGTGTCTTGGATCATCAGGCATTTTAGGGGGTCCCGACTATCAATGCCAACTATcaggtattaaaataaaatagtcactCTTCTTTTAACTCTTGGGCactatgttaaataattttatttattatctaatttaatcacAAAGAATTCTATGAGGCAcacattatttttctcactgtAGAGCTGAGAAAGCTGAGTTTAGAGAGTTTAGATACTTCAGTGAATATTATCCAGTGGTGGTGTCAGTGGTCCTTAAACcaagtctgattccaaagtctgtgcttttaaccagtacatttatatttctaaatataactaatatttatgTCCGTAATGATTATAACCAATTGACAATATTCTCTCATAAAGCAAATAAGCTAAATTCTGATAGCTTTATAATATCTCATACTTATGAAGGTACTTTGAAACTCTTAAGTACTTTAGAACATTTTAGTACATTACTGCCTTTGGTCCTTAGGTGAAATATATAGGGGTACtactttattctttgttttttaagatatgTAAATGAGTGAAATTAAAATACTTGTCCAAGATAACAGGAATAGTAGCAGATTCAgagattttagttatttttttagaCTCCAAAagcagtacattttaaaaaaagaaggaaacaaactaCATTGATTGATACTTGGAACCAGGGGACCAAGGTAAAACCTTGTCATCATTTAAAGGAGCAGTGGCAGTTCCCTAGGAACAGGGCGTATAGATGGACAAATAGAAGGGAGCCTCAGGAATATCTACTGGGAAAGTGTTTATGCCCCAAGATAACACAGTACTGGATGGTGTAGGCTTAGTTTTCTAGGGAAATGCCAGAGACACAGATGGAGAAAACATTGCATGAGAAGTAGGAAAGGAATGATTTGGGCATATCTGCCTTGACTTTCACAAAGTTAAACCCGAGTTTTCTCCCTCACAGTCTCTAACCCTTCTCACTATTTGAAGACACATCCtcatcctttttcccccctttcagATTCTGGCACCAAGGTGAACCCAGTGATCCTGATGAGCGTTGTGCTGTTCTGAATGCTCCTCAGCAGAGATGGGGCTTGAATGATATCCCCTGTGATCTACCTCAAAGATCAATTTGCGAAATGATGAAGATCTACTTATGAATGAAAATTCTCCGTGAACATGTGGTTTACTTGGTGTCCACAATTAAAGAGAGAGTTaatttggtttttactttttttttccaaatcttttttttcagttggggaatattgggggacagtgtgtttttccagggcccaacagctccaagtcaaatctttgtccttcaatctagttgaggaagGTGcaactgttttcaatcttagttgcacgggCCACAGCTTATCatccatgcaggaattgaaccagcaatcttgttgttaacagctcaggctctaaccaactgagccatccgtccgcccctaatttgctttttaaattttatgtataagcTTGTATAAGTGATCTCCATAGAATTTTCCAGTAAGCTATCACCTAGTCCACCTATGATAAAATCAGTGTACAcatctatttattcattaataaaatgaaaatatactgagCATTTTCCATGTGCAGACACATACTGGAGAGCCTACCTGCAGACAAACGGAGGAAGCATGAGCCTCCATCCCAATTTTTGTCTAATTGCTAAGGGGTTCGATACTTATATGATATGATGTGGCTGGTTCCTCCATCTAgctggatttttctctttatgggtTGGTCAAAAGAAATTAATACTGAATATTACATTCCATTTCTCAGAgagatttattattttcactgaaaGCAAACTATGTAGCAGTTGGAATATTATATACCTCAGTGTAAGATAAGTTCCAGCTTTGGTCCAGTGGGCTCTTGGGCTTCTTAACATTCTCTGTTTGGTCTTGGATTGTCATTTAACATCAGAGTACAGCCATAGGCTAATCAGAGATTGAGTATTGgatatttataattatagttatTACTGGTgtgaaaaagaatataaacagagCCTCTTTAAAAAGGGAGTTGGAGTTGCCATCCCAGAGAAGTGCCTTGCATGTCTTACTCCTCCTTTGGGATGTTAAAACTtggcaaaataacctttgaacTGGACCTAAAGGAGCACTGTatcccaaacaactgtttgcaaggATAACAAAAAAAGCTGATATTATGACTACCTggctgaaaattaaagacattctttagaattatcaTTACTATGTTAGTCTTTCTGCACCTATAGAAAtcccttccttctattcatgtaattgtTTCCCTCACCTTTCTCATAAACACACCTTGTCTTCAACTTATAGTTGGAAcgctatttgggtttctgcctgaatgaTAGCTTTTGGATCtcaaatgcttgttgcctctcactttggccttttgtttttaggttaaCACTGGTGAGTTGATACAGATTTATATTCATCAGgtgttttgatatatttttttctttggttaagttttatggtttctatgtatgGGTTGCCACTCAAAAGGTCCTCTGGTGTATTTGTAGTCCCCTTTTTATCACAGTTCTTACAGATCATTTTCTTTCtacaacaatataaaatatatcatatttacAATAAAACCTGTAATTCATTGCTTTAGTATAGTAGTTATAATTGATCATGATAAAGCTAATTCTCACCATGGTTATCCCAATATGATCTGAGATCATACCCTGATATTCTTAATACAACTCAGTAATTACATTTGCCACTCATTTCCCACCAATATCTaaagtttagttatttttatacaGGTCTGATCATATTTATTGTATATGGAATTTACCAGTTTATTTCCCAGAGAGCAACTTACATACTAATTCTGgggaaactttatttacagtgagattttcccattattattatatttcaatcATCTGGGAGTGGATTGTAGGAAGGTCAAAAAGAACTACATTATTAAATGCCTTTGTCAGAATAGATGTGCTTAAAATGGAGTGAAAAGAAGAATGGTAACATTAGTCAGTGCTGGAACTTTTCGCCTCTCTACACATTACATTTATGAATGTGGTTCagaacctattttaaaaaatattccctaGATCACCATTAAATCAAGATTGTATATAGtagattttatgtaattttattgtttaaagagTGACATTTAAGTGAAGAATCATCCAGCTGAGTCTCAATCAATAGATAGAATGGTGGAAAATAACAAAgtagttgttttaagccactaggttaTGCTTATTTTTCAGCAATACTGATATATAACTGAGACACCTTCAAATTATATCAGTTTTGAACCAAGATTATGAAGTTCTCTGTTTTCTCTAGAGTTCTCCAtagcatatttttatatacaaaccAATGGAATAATTCGTAATTTGACTCTAGGGAGCATTGCAAAATTCAGAG of the Rhinolophus sinicus isolate RSC01 linkage group LG02, ASM3656204v1, whole genome shotgun sequence genome contains:
- the LOC109435523 gene encoding C-type lectin domain family 4 member A isoform X4: MTSEITYAEVRFQNESKSSGTKSEPPADKDWSCCPKGWEPFSLNCYFISTKNKNWNESEKNCSGMQAHLLVINTKAEQEFITGKLEKRNAYFVGLSDPEGTRHWQWVDQTPYNRSATFWHQGEPSDPDERCAVLNAPQQRWGLNDIPCDLPQRSICEMMKIYL